In one window of Corallococcus macrosporus DNA:
- a CDS encoding ureidoglycolate lyase, whose product MKDASTPLRSIVARPLTPEGFAPFGDVVSAGLKSGASANQGTAVRFDWSARLENGRPGAKPNLAVFRSVPQPLPFTVKLLEHHPQSSQAFLPMRCSRFLVCVAPAAPSGGPDLDGLVAFVCGPGQGVNYHRGVWHHPIVALDAPAEFAMLAWEDGSAEDCVVRQFSTQVSVVVAD is encoded by the coding sequence ATGAAGGACGCATCCACCCCGCTCCGCTCCATCGTCGCCCGGCCCCTGACTCCGGAGGGCTTCGCTCCTTTCGGGGACGTCGTGTCCGCGGGACTCAAGAGCGGTGCTTCGGCGAACCAGGGCACCGCGGTGCGGTTCGACTGGTCCGCGCGGCTGGAGAACGGCCGGCCGGGTGCGAAGCCCAACCTCGCGGTGTTCCGCTCCGTGCCGCAGCCGCTTCCCTTCACCGTGAAGCTGCTGGAACACCATCCCCAGTCGAGCCAGGCGTTCCTGCCCATGCGCTGCTCGCGCTTCCTGGTGTGCGTCGCGCCGGCCGCGCCCTCTGGCGGCCCGGACCTGGACGGGCTCGTCGCGTTCGTCTGCGGCCCCGGCCAGGGCGTGAACTACCACCGGGGCGTGTGGCACCACCCCATCGTGGCGCTCGACGCGCCGGCCGAGTTCGCGATGCTGGCGTGGGAGGACGGGAGCGCGGAGGACTGCGTCGTGCGGCAGTTCTCCACGCAGGTCTCCGTCGTCGTCGCGGACTGA
- a CDS encoding LysR substrate-binding domain-containing protein, translating to MTLRTDLLPALAAFESAARHQNFARAAEELHLTASAVSHHVRKLEDRLGVVLFQRHARGVALTAEGRQLADAASTALSDMDNVLGGLKRSQDEAAVVRVTTVHSLTYAWLLPRMPGFTAQHPNVRIHVDTEMALTRFDEGGPDLGIRYGQPPWPGLSAQPLMDDALFPVASPRLAGLEHVREAADVAKLPLIADLSRQGWQDWFRSAGVRGARFEERYSFSDTTGALMAAVQGLGAALAREKIATPYFSDSRLIRLPGPIVPTRASYFVVHPSHRRLRPAARLFVDWLLTQRDRPDPPVPAATPGAAPSRRKVPQ from the coding sequence ATGACCCTGCGCACCGACCTGCTCCCCGCCCTGGCGGCCTTCGAGTCCGCCGCCCGCCACCAGAACTTCGCCCGCGCGGCGGAGGAGCTGCACCTGACCGCCAGCGCGGTCAGCCACCACGTCCGCAAGCTGGAGGACCGGCTGGGCGTCGTGCTCTTCCAGCGGCATGCCCGGGGCGTGGCGCTGACAGCCGAGGGGCGCCAGTTGGCGGACGCCGCCAGCACCGCGCTGTCGGACATGGACAACGTGCTGGGGGGCCTCAAGCGCTCACAGGACGAGGCCGCGGTGGTGCGCGTCACCACCGTGCACTCGCTGACGTACGCGTGGCTGCTGCCGCGCATGCCCGGCTTCACGGCCCAGCACCCGAACGTGCGGATCCACGTGGACACGGAGATGGCGCTCACCCGCTTCGACGAGGGCGGGCCGGACCTGGGCATCCGCTATGGCCAGCCCCCCTGGCCGGGCCTGAGCGCGCAGCCGCTCATGGACGACGCCCTCTTCCCCGTGGCCTCCCCGCGGCTCGCGGGCCTCGAGCACGTGCGCGAGGCGGCGGACGTGGCGAAGCTGCCGCTCATCGCGGACCTCTCCCGCCAGGGCTGGCAGGACTGGTTCCGCTCGGCGGGCGTGCGCGGGGCGCGGTTCGAGGAGCGCTACAGCTTCAGCGACACCACCGGCGCGCTGATGGCCGCGGTGCAGGGGCTGGGCGCGGCGCTGGCGCGCGAGAAGATCGCCACGCCCTACTTCTCGGACAGCCGGCTCATCCGGCTGCCCGGGCCCATCGTGCCCACGCGCGCCAGCTACTTCGTGGTCCATCCCTCGCACCGGCGGCTGCGCCCGGCCGCGCGCCTCTTCGTGGACTGGCTCCTGACCCAGCGCGACCGCCCGGACCCGCCCGTTCCGGCCGCGACGCCCGGCGCCGCACCGTCACGCCGGAAAGTTCCCCAATGA
- a CDS encoding TetR/AcrR family transcriptional regulator, whose product MGITERKERQRAELREHILQVARDMVMKEGFGALSMRKLADAVEYAPATLYLHFENRDAIARELCVRGFQELLAVLEPAAAVKDSAERLSRLADAYLAFALKHPETYRLIFMEDPKLSEGLFQDKQEGAGPKSFALLVRAFEDLKADGRALENTPAEGLAEVFWAGLHGIISLKLTCSGFQGAPAEALVKTLVATLVHDAKPARRSR is encoded by the coding sequence ATGGGCATCACGGAGCGCAAGGAGCGACAGCGGGCGGAGCTGCGGGAACACATCCTCCAGGTGGCTCGCGACATGGTGATGAAGGAGGGCTTTGGCGCGCTCTCCATGCGCAAGCTGGCGGACGCGGTGGAGTACGCACCGGCGACGCTCTACCTTCACTTCGAGAACCGCGACGCCATCGCACGCGAGCTGTGCGTGCGCGGCTTCCAGGAGCTGCTCGCGGTGCTGGAGCCCGCGGCCGCCGTGAAGGATTCAGCGGAGCGGCTGTCACGTCTGGCGGACGCGTACCTGGCCTTCGCCCTGAAGCACCCGGAGACCTACCGCCTCATCTTCATGGAGGACCCCAAGCTGTCCGAGGGCCTCTTCCAGGACAAGCAGGAAGGGGCGGGACCGAAGTCCTTCGCCCTGCTGGTGCGGGCCTTCGAGGACCTGAAGGCGGACGGACGGGCCCTGGAGAACACACCGGCCGAGGGATTGGCGGAGGTGTTCTGGGCGGGGCTGCACGGCATCATCAGCCTCAAGCTCACCTGCTCCGGGTTCCAGGGCGCACCGGCGGAGGCGCTGGTGAAGACGCTCGTCGCCACGCTGGTGCACGACGCGAAGCCCGCGCGGCGCTCGCGGTAG
- a CDS encoding class I SAM-dependent methyltransferase: protein MANAISKTAYYTLACRAEDARQPRPLCGDTFASRFMDDEARQVWSRFQSFREANQSNAARHQIIDARVQEELDRAPDARVVVLGAGFDTRAYRLRGGRWLEVDEPAIITLKDAKLPVTEARNPLERISIDFAAESLARKLAPYQDSRRTHVIIEGVIMYLSNAQRRDMFAVLAQVFPHHAVYCDLMRATFQREYSRELHEVLASMGASFQDMTDTPEASLLDAGYTLASSTSVPLRALELAGKRVPAFIVRRFMPKVRDGYGIWKFERR from the coding sequence ATGGCCAATGCCATCTCGAAGACCGCCTATTACACCCTGGCCTGCCGGGCCGAGGACGCACGCCAGCCCCGGCCCCTGTGCGGTGACACCTTCGCCTCCCGCTTCATGGATGACGAGGCGCGGCAGGTCTGGTCCCGCTTCCAGTCCTTCCGCGAGGCCAACCAGAGCAACGCCGCGCGGCATCAGATCATCGACGCGCGGGTGCAGGAGGAGCTGGACCGCGCCCCCGACGCGCGGGTGGTGGTGCTGGGCGCGGGCTTCGACACGCGCGCCTACCGGCTTCGCGGCGGCCGGTGGCTGGAGGTGGACGAGCCCGCCATCATCACGCTCAAGGACGCGAAGCTGCCGGTGACGGAGGCGCGCAACCCGCTGGAGCGAATCTCCATCGACTTCGCGGCGGAGTCGCTGGCCCGGAAGCTGGCGCCCTACCAGGACTCACGCCGCACGCACGTCATCATCGAGGGCGTGATCATGTACCTGTCGAACGCGCAGCGCCGGGACATGTTCGCGGTGCTGGCCCAGGTGTTCCCCCACCACGCCGTGTACTGCGACCTCATGCGCGCCACCTTCCAGCGCGAGTACAGCCGCGAGCTGCACGAGGTGCTGGCCAGCATGGGCGCGTCCTTCCAGGACATGACGGACACGCCGGAGGCCAGCCTGCTGGACGCGGGCTACACGCTCGCGTCCTCCACCTCCGTCCCGCTGCGCGCGCTGGAGCTGGCCGGCAAGCGCGTCCCGGCGTTCATCGTCCGCCGGTTCATGCCCAAGGTCCGCGACGGCTACGGCATCTGGAAGTTCGAGCGGCGCTGA
- a CDS encoding caspase family protein translates to MAQGYSINIGLNAVDPQHYAGWDGQLQACEADAEDMVSIAKAQEFSRVRPFMTKDATRASVLAELGEAATVLQAGDLLLFTYSGHGGQLPDINGDESDGLDETWCLYDGELVDDEIYQAMSKLKAGVRVFMLSDSCHSGTVSRVAYAALRSSGSLHLLADSVQSTEPSERRFKEMPLGIEQRTYRDNKAMYDAILKGLPKEDPKLTLKATVLLISGCQDNQLSSDGVFNGLFTSNLLSVWNGGKFKATYPTFHRRILRAMPPIQSPAYSVIGVPSREFERQVPFRVN, encoded by the coding sequence ATGGCGCAGGGATATTCCATCAACATTGGTTTGAACGCGGTGGATCCGCAGCACTACGCAGGCTGGGATGGCCAGCTCCAGGCCTGCGAAGCGGACGCCGAGGACATGGTCAGCATCGCGAAGGCGCAGGAGTTCAGCCGCGTCCGCCCCTTCATGACAAAGGACGCCACGCGCGCGAGCGTGCTCGCGGAGCTGGGCGAGGCGGCGACGGTCCTCCAGGCCGGAGACCTGCTGCTGTTCACCTACTCAGGACACGGCGGGCAGCTCCCCGACATCAACGGGGATGAGTCCGACGGCCTGGACGAGACGTGGTGTCTGTATGACGGGGAGCTCGTTGACGACGAAATCTATCAGGCGATGTCGAAGCTCAAGGCAGGCGTGAGGGTCTTCATGCTCTCCGACAGTTGCCACAGCGGCACGGTGAGCCGGGTGGCGTACGCGGCCCTGCGCTCCAGCGGCAGCCTGCACCTGCTGGCGGATTCGGTGCAGAGCACGGAGCCCTCGGAGCGGCGCTTCAAGGAGATGCCGCTGGGCATCGAGCAGCGCACGTACCGCGACAACAAGGCGATGTACGACGCCATCCTGAAGGGGTTGCCCAAGGAGGATCCAAAGCTGACGCTCAAGGCCACGGTGCTGCTCATCTCCGGTTGCCAGGACAACCAGCTCTCCAGCGACGGCGTCTTCAACGGGCTCTTCACGTCCAACCTGCTGAGCGTCTGGAACGGCGGGAAGTTCAAGGCCACCTACCCGACGTTCCACCGCCGCATCCTGCGCGCCATGCCCCCCATCCAGTCCCCCGCGTACTCCGTCATCGGAGTGCCCAGCCGCGAGTTCGAGCGGCAGGTGCCGTTCCGCGTGAACTGA
- a CDS encoding anti-sigma factor family protein, with translation MSCHTVAPELVAYHFGTLDPEARQAVEDHLPECTKCLREFIALKRELETSEEGPLPSPQARDRLRLAVAREVRPQAVTRAWSRWERPLALGGALAALAAALLVTYGASVREEVPPRALSRVEKVP, from the coding sequence ATGAGCTGCCACACCGTGGCGCCCGAGCTGGTGGCCTACCACTTCGGAACCCTGGACCCGGAGGCCCGGCAGGCCGTCGAGGACCACCTGCCCGAGTGCACGAAGTGCCTGCGGGAGTTCATCGCGCTCAAGCGCGAGCTGGAGACGAGCGAGGAAGGCCCCCTGCCCTCTCCACAGGCCCGGGACCGGCTGCGGCTCGCCGTGGCGCGGGAGGTGCGCCCCCAGGCCGTCACCCGCGCGTGGAGCCGGTGGGAGCGCCCCCTGGCACTGGGAGGCGCACTGGCCGCGCTGGCGGCCGCGCTGCTCGTGACCTACGGGGCCTCGGTCCGAGAGGAGGTGCCACCCCGGGCCCTGTCCCGCGTGGAGAAGGTTCCCTGA
- a CDS encoding NAD-dependent epimerase/dehydratase family protein produces the protein METVALFGASGVIGQSVARTLQAQGRPYRVVGRSESSLRREFGADPRAEVVTWNPDDPASIRAAARGVRTIIYMVGVNYWQFHLHPELMRRTLDAAIAEGVERVVLIGTVYPYGMPRTPTVSESHPREPNSFKGRMRKAQEDMLLEADAAGAIKGTILRLPDFYGPGVERSFLYSAFVAANQGKRAPLIGPLDTPHEFVFVNDVGPIVTALMDEPRAYGRFWNLAGPGATTQREMVKEIYAQAGHPPRMKTMGKTMVRLVGLFHPFMRELVEMYYLLTNPVLMDDSALRGLLGTVPKTPYAEGIRQTLAALRGEQEAKARPAPVPATT, from the coding sequence ATGGAGACGGTGGCGTTGTTCGGCGCTTCGGGCGTCATTGGGCAGAGCGTGGCGCGGACGCTCCAGGCGCAGGGCCGGCCGTACCGGGTGGTCGGACGCTCGGAGAGCAGCCTGCGCAGGGAGTTTGGCGCGGATCCGCGGGCGGAGGTGGTGACGTGGAATCCGGACGACCCGGCGTCCATCCGGGCCGCCGCGCGGGGCGTCCGGACGATCATCTACATGGTGGGGGTGAACTACTGGCAGTTCCACCTGCACCCGGAGCTGATGCGCCGCACGCTGGACGCGGCCATCGCGGAGGGCGTGGAGCGGGTGGTGCTCATCGGCACGGTGTATCCATACGGGATGCCGCGCACCCCGACGGTGTCGGAGTCCCATCCGCGCGAGCCGAACTCCTTCAAGGGCCGTATGCGCAAGGCCCAGGAGGACATGCTGCTGGAGGCGGACGCGGCGGGCGCCATCAAGGGCACCATCCTGCGGCTGCCGGACTTCTACGGGCCGGGCGTGGAGCGCAGCTTCCTGTACAGCGCCTTCGTCGCGGCGAACCAGGGCAAGCGCGCGCCGCTCATCGGGCCGCTCGACACGCCGCATGAGTTCGTCTTCGTCAACGACGTGGGCCCCATCGTCACCGCGCTGATGGACGAGCCGCGCGCGTACGGCCGCTTCTGGAACCTGGCGGGCCCGGGCGCCACCACGCAGCGCGAGATGGTGAAGGAGATCTACGCGCAGGCGGGCCACCCGCCGAGGATGAAGACGATGGGGAAGACGATGGTGCGGCTGGTGGGCCTCTTCCACCCCTTCATGCGCGAGCTGGTGGAGATGTACTACCTGCTCACGAACCCCGTGCTGATGGACGACTCCGCGCTGCGCGGCCTCCTGGGCACGGTGCCCAAGACACCCTACGCGGAGGGCATCCGTCAGACGCTCGCGGCGCTGCGCGGGGAGCAGGAGGCGAAGGCTCGCCCGGCCCCGGTCCCCGCGACGACCTGA
- a CDS encoding DMT family transporter produces MSASVPTHPHVATPTLNRAWLTPLELGGLAAIWGTSFLFLRIAAPAFGPIPLVALRLVLGAAVLMPFLWRARSAIRPELWPRLALVGVINAAVPFSLFAWAARQAPAGVGAITNSMAVLFTALVAFLFYGERIGGRRAVALFVGFSGVVVLASGKSAGASVAWAVAAGTTGAFLYGIGSNLVRRHFTGLPAAAVAAATLASGAVLMLPFAVALWPAEPIGMRAWLAAAALGVICTGFGYAVFYRLIQRIGAPRAAVVTYLVPLFALTWAWLLLGEPLTPTMLVSGTLILGSVALGQSSPAPKAK; encoded by the coding sequence ATGAGCGCATCCGTTCCCACCCATCCCCACGTCGCCACTCCCACCCTCAACCGGGCGTGGCTCACGCCCCTGGAGCTGGGGGGGCTGGCCGCCATCTGGGGCACGTCCTTCCTGTTCCTGCGCATCGCGGCGCCGGCCTTCGGCCCCATTCCCCTGGTGGCGCTGCGCCTGGTGCTGGGCGCGGCGGTGCTGATGCCCTTCCTCTGGCGCGCGCGCTCGGCCATCCGTCCCGAGCTGTGGCCCCGGCTGGCGCTGGTGGGCGTCATCAACGCGGCGGTGCCCTTCTCGCTGTTCGCCTGGGCCGCGCGGCAGGCCCCCGCGGGCGTCGGGGCCATCACCAACAGCATGGCGGTGCTCTTCACCGCCCTGGTGGCGTTCCTCTTCTACGGCGAGCGCATCGGGGGCCGGCGCGCGGTGGCGCTGTTCGTGGGCTTCTCCGGAGTGGTGGTGCTGGCCAGCGGCAAGTCCGCGGGCGCGAGCGTCGCCTGGGCCGTGGCGGCGGGGACCACCGGCGCGTTCCTCTACGGAATCGGCTCGAACCTGGTGCGCCGCCACTTCACCGGGCTGCCGGCCGCCGCGGTCGCCGCCGCCACGCTGGCCAGCGGCGCGGTGCTGATGCTGCCCTTCGCGGTGGCCCTGTGGCCCGCGGAGCCCATTGGCATGCGGGCCTGGCTGGCGGCGGCGGCCCTGGGCGTCATCTGCACCGGCTTCGGGTACGCGGTGTTCTACCGCCTCATCCAGCGCATCGGCGCGCCGCGCGCCGCCGTCGTCACCTACCTGGTGCCGCTGTTCGCGCTGACCTGGGCCTGGCTGCTGCTGGGCGAGCCGCTGACGCCCACCATGCTGGTGTCCGGCACCCTCATCCTGGGGAGCGTGGCGCTGGGGCAGTCTTCCCCGGCGCCGAAGGCGAAGTGA
- a CDS encoding MarR family winged helix-turn-helix transcriptional regulator → MGSHSNRAPPPADVPGEVRAAMDGVRRLVRLLRVSARASERLVGISGAQLFILQELAEAGPCSINTLAERTLTHQSSVSVVVTKLIEQGLVSRRRSDEDGRRVEVALEPKGRALIRKAPPMAQARLISGLRGLEPDVRAGLVQGLDAWVRALGLDVDEAPLFFEDESSRPSRRRKTQEHTDEEA, encoded by the coding sequence ATGGGCTCCCATTCAAATCGAGCGCCGCCGCCCGCGGACGTGCCTGGCGAGGTGCGCGCTGCGATGGACGGCGTGCGGCGGCTGGTACGGCTGCTGCGGGTCTCCGCTCGCGCTTCCGAACGGCTGGTGGGCATCAGTGGCGCCCAGCTCTTCATCCTCCAGGAGCTGGCGGAGGCCGGGCCCTGCTCCATCAACACGCTCGCGGAGCGCACGCTCACGCACCAGAGCAGCGTGTCCGTCGTCGTCACGAAGCTGATTGAACAGGGGCTGGTGAGCCGCCGCCGCTCGGACGAGGACGGCCGCCGCGTGGAGGTAGCGCTGGAGCCCAAGGGGCGCGCGCTGATCCGCAAGGCGCCGCCCATGGCCCAGGCCCGGCTCATCTCCGGACTGCGTGGCCTGGAGCCGGACGTGCGCGCGGGGCTGGTCCAGGGGCTGGACGCGTGGGTGCGCGCGCTGGGGCTCGACGTGGATGAGGCCCCCCTCTTCTTCGAAGACGAATCCTCGCGCCCGTCGCGGCGCCGAAAGACACAGGAGCACACGGATGAAGAAGCCTGA
- a CDS encoding invertase recombinase-like protein — MTLFRVCLTSLLVLAVACGDSNSPEAPDAGQSRPDAGVETPDSGNPEPDAGAGEPDAGFEVPDSGTEVPDSGTQTPDSGTVTPDAGTEPTDAGTEPTDAGSGTPDAGSETPDSGTPDAGGPTEVNVIDNGGFEEWPGATPALWSGSTTNIEDPVQKVTTQAFEGVNAARLINATGTHKRFSTVAKSMPAGRYSCTYQARGRGEVRNAFYNGTTYSTYSAYTTVDTQTWKQVAYSFNLANAVFDTFELIFSVQNTTGEHLLIDNVRCVRAPEPCDQVSCEVWARCDNATATCQPLSGRCDDAADCNEWQACDATHTCVTAEDRCVRHADCAGTPETPVCDTATHLCIEGDPCAGVTCSNPATTCNPTTGVCELAEGACFTTYDCRGALPACDPATKRCVAADHSSNIIRNGGFENWSTRPIPYYGNNFVPDYWYGLDNGISDPGTEIKPSRLARYTNAVHGGSAALQFVVPIQVAERFSLEKFTVPAGNYSCSYRVRGHGTIRHRLYSSAGWSPQTDFIAVDSDEWQPVFFRFTGNVRDWRLLFYPSRSVADRDHLQVDDVVCTKD, encoded by the coding sequence TTGACGTTGTTTCGAGTGTGTCTGACTTCGTTGCTGGTCCTGGCCGTCGCGTGCGGCGATTCGAATTCTCCGGAGGCGCCCGATGCCGGGCAGTCCCGGCCGGACGCGGGCGTCGAGACGCCGGACTCCGGCAACCCCGAGCCGGACGCGGGCGCCGGGGAGCCGGACGCGGGCTTCGAGGTCCCGGACTCCGGCACCGAGGTCCCCGATTCCGGCACCCAGACTCCTGACTCCGGCACCGTGACGCCGGACGCGGGCACGGAGCCGACCGACGCGGGCACGGAGCCGACCGACGCGGGCTCCGGGACGCCGGACGCCGGCTCGGAGACGCCTGACTCCGGCACGCCGGACGCGGGCGGCCCCACCGAGGTGAACGTCATCGACAACGGCGGCTTCGAGGAGTGGCCCGGTGCGACCCCGGCGCTGTGGTCCGGGAGCACGACGAACATCGAGGACCCGGTGCAGAAGGTCACGACGCAGGCCTTCGAAGGCGTGAACGCGGCCCGGCTGATCAACGCCACGGGCACCCACAAGCGCTTCAGCACCGTGGCGAAGTCCATGCCCGCGGGCCGCTACTCCTGCACCTACCAGGCACGCGGGCGGGGCGAGGTCCGCAACGCCTTCTATAACGGCACCACCTATTCCACCTACTCGGCCTACACCACCGTCGACACCCAGACGTGGAAGCAGGTGGCGTACTCCTTCAACCTGGCCAACGCCGTCTTCGACACCTTCGAGCTCATCTTCAGCGTCCAGAACACCACGGGCGAGCACCTGCTCATCGACAACGTCCGCTGCGTGCGGGCCCCGGAGCCGTGTGATCAGGTGAGCTGCGAGGTCTGGGCGCGGTGCGACAACGCCACCGCCACGTGCCAGCCGCTCTCCGGCCGCTGCGATGACGCCGCGGACTGCAACGAGTGGCAGGCCTGTGATGCGACCCACACGTGCGTGACCGCGGAGGACCGCTGCGTGCGCCACGCGGACTGCGCGGGGACGCCGGAGACGCCCGTCTGCGACACCGCCACGCACCTGTGCATCGAGGGCGACCCCTGCGCCGGCGTGACGTGCAGCAACCCCGCGACGACCTGCAATCCCACCACGGGCGTGTGCGAGCTGGCCGAGGGGGCCTGCTTCACGACCTATGACTGCCGTGGCGCCCTGCCCGCCTGCGACCCGGCCACCAAGCGCTGCGTCGCGGCCGACCACTCCTCGAACATCATCCGCAACGGCGGCTTCGAGAACTGGAGCACGCGGCCCATCCCCTACTACGGGAACAACTTCGTCCCTGACTATTGGTACGGCCTGGACAACGGCATCTCGGACCCGGGCACGGAGATCAAGCCTTCGCGGCTCGCGCGTTACACGAACGCGGTGCACGGGGGCTCGGCGGCGTTGCAGTTCGTGGTCCCCATCCAGGTCGCGGAGCGCTTCTCCCTGGAGAAGTTCACCGTGCCGGCGGGCAACTACTCCTGTTCGTACCGGGTGCGCGGCCATGGCACCATCCGCCACCGCCTCTATTCGAGCGCGGGCTGGAGCCCGCAGACGGACTTCATCGCCGTGGACAGCGATGAGTGGCAGCCGGTGTTCTTCCGCTTCACTGGCAACGTGCGTGACTGGCGCCTGCTCTTCTACCCGAGCCGCAGCGTCGCCGACCGCGACCACCTCCAGGTCGACGACGTCGTCTGCACGAAGGACTAG
- a CDS encoding chloride channel protein produces the protein MKKPEVERIEEGLGERPDERAGLPVAPSMGPALASLRTPTSSVAVDSRTVFISVLAVGLAVAAGLVAQGLGTLIHFVTNLAFYGRLSLQPVSPGDNTLGGWVVLVPVAGAIIVGLMARYGSRAIRGHGIPEAMEQVLFNQSRIPPRMTLLKPLSSAIAIGTGGPFGAEGPIIATGGALGSLLGQGLHVTADERKALLAAGAAAGMAATFGAPVSAVLLAVELLLFEFKPRSVIPVALATATATGVRIAFMGGAPAFAIPDLTAPSGTALAFYGVLGLLIGAASVVCTRAVYWLEDAFEKLPIHWMWWPALGGIVVGVVGLVSPRTLGVGYTNIEDILSGRFVGTAMLVFCALKFISWSIALGSGTSGGTLAPLFTLGGGLGSGLGLLATQLFPSLGVDVRVAALVGMAALFAGASRALLASVVFAFETTRQPMGLLPLLAGCAASYLVSALLMRHSIMTEKLARRGVRIPTELGADALGQALVRDHGLKPVVTLQADMPLEEVRAWLTSDAAGSRHQGFPVVSREGALVGVVTRRDLMDGHASEGRRMRDVVKRAPAVVFDDSSLREAADLMVEEGVGRLPVVSRAKPELVVGILTRSDLLAGHRQRLSNARTRERGIGGARSPTPRPA, from the coding sequence ATGAAGAAGCCTGAGGTTGAACGCATCGAGGAGGGCCTGGGCGAGCGGCCTGATGAACGGGCCGGCCTGCCGGTGGCGCCGTCGATGGGCCCCGCGCTCGCCAGCCTGCGCACTCCTACATCCTCCGTGGCGGTGGACTCCCGCACGGTGTTCATCAGCGTCCTGGCGGTGGGGCTCGCGGTCGCCGCCGGCCTGGTGGCGCAGGGGCTGGGGACGCTCATCCACTTCGTCACGAACCTGGCCTTCTACGGGCGGCTGTCCCTGCAGCCGGTGTCTCCGGGCGACAACACGCTGGGCGGCTGGGTGGTGCTCGTGCCCGTGGCGGGCGCCATCATCGTGGGCCTGATGGCGCGCTACGGCTCGCGGGCCATCCGGGGCCACGGCATCCCGGAGGCCATGGAGCAGGTGCTCTTCAACCAGAGCCGCATCCCGCCCCGCATGACGCTGCTCAAGCCGCTGTCGTCGGCCATCGCCATCGGCACCGGCGGTCCGTTCGGCGCGGAGGGCCCCATCATCGCCACGGGCGGCGCGCTGGGGTCGCTGCTGGGCCAGGGGCTCCACGTCACGGCGGACGAGCGCAAGGCGCTGCTCGCCGCGGGCGCCGCCGCGGGCATGGCCGCCACGTTCGGCGCGCCGGTGTCCGCCGTGCTCCTCGCCGTGGAGCTGCTGCTCTTCGAGTTCAAGCCCCGCTCCGTCATCCCCGTGGCTTTGGCCACCGCGACCGCCACCGGCGTGCGCATCGCCTTCATGGGCGGCGCGCCCGCGTTCGCCATCCCGGACCTCACCGCGCCGTCCGGCACGGCGCTCGCGTTCTACGGGGTGCTGGGGCTCTTGATTGGCGCCGCGTCCGTGGTGTGCACGCGCGCGGTGTACTGGCTGGAGGACGCGTTCGAGAAGCTGCCCATCCACTGGATGTGGTGGCCCGCGCTGGGCGGCATCGTCGTGGGCGTGGTGGGCCTGGTGTCTCCGCGCACGCTGGGCGTGGGCTACACCAACATCGAGGACATCCTGTCCGGCCGCTTCGTGGGGACGGCGATGCTCGTCTTCTGCGCGCTCAAGTTCATCTCCTGGTCCATCGCACTGGGGAGCGGGACGTCCGGCGGCACGCTGGCCCCCCTCTTCACGCTGGGCGGCGGCCTGGGCTCCGGCCTGGGGCTGCTCGCCACGCAGTTGTTCCCCAGCCTGGGTGTGGACGTGCGCGTCGCGGCGCTGGTGGGCATGGCCGCCCTCTTCGCCGGGGCGTCGCGCGCGCTGCTGGCGTCGGTGGTGTTCGCCTTCGAAACGACGCGGCAGCCGATGGGCCTGCTGCCGCTGCTCGCCGGGTGCGCGGCGTCCTACCTCGTGTCCGCGCTGCTCATGCGCCACTCCATCATGACGGAGAAGCTGGCCCGTCGCGGCGTCCGCATCCCCACGGAGCTGGGCGCGGACGCGCTGGGCCAGGCGCTGGTGCGCGACCATGGCCTCAAGCCCGTGGTGACGCTGCAGGCGGACATGCCCCTGGAGGAGGTGCGCGCGTGGCTCACGTCCGACGCGGCGGGCTCCCGCCACCAGGGCTTCCCCGTCGTCTCCCGCGAAGGGGCGCTCGTGGGGGTCGTCACCCGCCGGGACCTGATGGATGGCCACGCGAGCGAAGGCCGGCGGATGCGGGACGTGGTGAAGCGGGCCCCGGCGGTCGTCTTCGATGACAGCTCCCTGCGTGAAGCGGCGGACCTGATGGTGGAGGAGGGCGTGGGCCGCCTGCCCGTCGTCTCCCGCGCGAAGCCGGAGCTCGTCGTGGGCATCCTCACGCGCAGCGACCTGCTCGCGGGCCACCGGCAGCGCCTGTCCAACGCCCGCACGCGGGAGCGCGGCATTGGCGGCGCGCGCTCCCCCACGCCCCGGCCCGCCTGA